One window from the genome of Bacillus rossius redtenbacheri isolate Brsri chromosome 12, Brsri_v3, whole genome shotgun sequence encodes:
- the LOC134537896 gene encoding uncharacterized protein LOC134537896 isoform X4, whose translation MEQKPVVEMEFVKVDSIKEEVEEETPLAGVQPAAVWQEEMEQKPVVEMEFVKVDSIKEEVEEETPLAGVQPAAVWQVSRGFTLSRSQCQAVSLRSSHSTTY comes from the exons ATGGAACAGAAGCCAGTGGTTGAGATGGAGTTTGTGAAGGTGGACAGCATCAAG GAGGAGGTCGAGGAAGAGACTCCACTGGCTGGCGTCCAACCAGCTGCTGTGTGGCAG GAGGAGATGGAACAGAAGCCAGTGGTTGAGATGGAGTTTGTCAAGGTGGACAGCATCAAG GAGGAGGTCGAGGAAGAGACTCCACTGGCTGGCGTCCAACCAGCTGCTGTGTGGCAGGTGAGTCGTGGTTTCACTCTGTCTCGGTCACAATGCCAGGCTGTCTCTCTTCGTAGCAGCCACAGTACTACTTACTAG